One part of the Musa acuminata AAA Group cultivar baxijiao chromosome BXJ1-5, Cavendish_Baxijiao_AAA, whole genome shotgun sequence genome encodes these proteins:
- the LOC103985608 gene encoding phospholipase A1 PLIP2, chloroplastic yields MDGLMLMKGVPLTGLAVGRDVASRHHLPAAKVYALGPRAAAGSGGNVVEASAAGVAAKRSYMFPLPLRRLWPDGGGAVADKGSDDVAAAEKEEKSVALEEEEEEEQEAVAEVAEHRRDNWVLKILRVTSMWAEREEPEAGGDREVAAVEDGDRCVGCESSPEDGSEGCVVEDEEEEKMVFDRESFSRLLRRVSLVEAELYAKMAYLGSLAYIVSKIKPKNLLKCYGLRFVTSSLEKKSTSLNSDEQQEPSQDQELKEEVHEVEENDKRKGNSTGISASAAYQIAASAASYLQSQTTGILPGKTETGKDPIEGSSKNKEGGTLSPEEASFMATTNSVTAVVAGKEEMRQAIAKDLNTAKSLPCEWYICDDDKSATRYFVIQGSETLASWQTNLLFEPVQFEGLDVPVHRGIYEAAKGMYHQMLPEIRSHMKSHGQSATLRFTGHSLGGSLALLVNLMLLIRGEAPPSSLLPVITFGAPSIMCGGDNLLRKLGLPKYHVQAITMHRDIVPRAFSCNYPDHVAKILKAVNGNFRDHPCLKNQKLLYGPMGQLLILQPEEKFSPCHHLLPPGNGLYILGNSLADSNDTERLLHAATLAFLNSPHPLEILSDRSAYGSEGTVYRDHDTNSYLRSVRGVIRQELKLIRKVKREQRRKIWWPLVATQDMHPRVVTSRSAGSTISTQRNFSFAGVIHGGRQTLKRFGRLVASQHVHIFVVLFFPARLLLLGALSVINCS; encoded by the exons ATGGACGGTCTGATGTTGATGAAGGGGGTTCCGTTGACGGGCCTCGCCGTCGGTCGTGACGTCGCGTCACGGCACCACCTTCCGGCGGCGAAAGTTTACGCCTTGGGTCCTCGGGCAGCCGCGGGGAGCGGTGGGAACGTGGTGGAGGCGTCAGCGGCCGGTGTGGCGGCGAAGCGGTCGTATATGTTCCCGCTGCCGCTGAGGCGACTTTGGCCCGATGGGGGTGGGGCCGTCGCGGACAAAGGGAGCGACGACGTTGCCGCGGCAGAAAAGGAGGAGAAATCGGTGgcgctggaggaggaggaggaggaggagcaggaggcTGTGGCGGAAGTGGCGGAGCACCGGAGGGACAACTGGGTGTTGAAGATACTGAGAGTGACGTCGATGTGGGCGGAGAGGGAGGAGCCGGAAGCGGGCGGCGACCGGGAGGTGGCGGCTGTGGAAGACGGCGACCGGTGCGTCGGTTGCGAAAGCTCCCCCGAAGATGGCTCGGAAGGGTGCGTCGTcgaagacgaagaagaggagaagatggTGTTCGACCGGGAGTCCTTCTCCCGGTTGCTCCGAAGGGTGTCTTTGGTGGAGGCGGAGCTCTACGCCAAGATGGCGTACCTTGGTAGCCTGGCATACATCGTTTCCAAGATCAAG CCGAAGAACCTCCTGAAATGCTATGGACTGCGCTTTGTAACTTCATCACTGGAGAAGAAAAGCACATCTTTAAATTCGGATGAGCAGCAGGAACCATCTCAAGATCAAGAACTGAAAGAGGAGGTCCATGAGGTGGAAGAGAATGACAAAAGGAAGGGAAATAGTACTGGCATAAGTGCATCTGCTGCTTATCAAATTGCAGCTTCCGCTGCTTCATATCTGCAATCTCAGACGACGGGAATTCTTCCTGGTAAGACAGAGACAGGCAAGGATCCAATAGAAGGAAGCAGCAAAAATAAAGAAGGTGGGACTCTGAGTCCAGAAGAGGCATCATTTATGGCCACTACAAATTCTGTCACTGCTGTAGTAGCTGGGAAGGAGGAGATGAGACAAGCCATTGCCAAGGACTTGAACACAGCCAAGTCTTTACCTTGTGAATGGTACATATGTGATGATGATAAAAGTGCAACAAGATATTTTGTCATTCAg GGTTCTGAGACACTGGCTTCTTGGCAAACAAATCTTCTTTTTGAACCCGTTCAATTCGAG GGGCTAGATGTACCCGTACACAGGGGTATCTATGAGGCTGCCAAGGGAATGTATCATCAGATGTTACCGGAAATCAGATCTCACATGAAATCTCATGGTCAATCTGCAACTTTGCGCTTCACTGGTCATTCGCTTGGTGGAAGCCTTGCGCTGCTTGTGAATCTTATGTTACTAATACGAGGAGAAGCACCTCCTTCATCCTTGCTCCCTGTTATAACATTTGGTGCACCATCGATAATGTGTGGAGGTGATAACTTGCTTCGGAAATTGGGATTGCCTAAATATCATGTCCAAGCCATTACTATGCATAGAGATATTGTTCCTCGAGCCTTCTCCTGCAACTATCCAGATCATGTAGCTAAGATTCTCAAGGCTGTTAACGGCAACTTCCGAGATCATCCATGTCTCAAGAACCAG aaaCTGTTATATGGTCCCATGGGGCAGCTTCTGATACTACAACCTGAAGAGAAGTTCTCTCCATGCCACCACCTTCTTCCCCCAGGCAATGGCCTCTACATCTTGGGCAATTCATTAGCAGACTCAAATGATACAGAAAGGCTACTGCATGCTGCAACTTTAGCTTTCCTAAACTCTCCCCACCCTCTTGAGATTCTTAGTGACCGCTCTGCATATGGTTCTGAAGGAACAGTGTATAGAGACCATGATACAAATTCCTACTTGAGGTCAGTCCGTGGTGTGATCCGCCAGGAGCTTAAACTCATTAGAAAGGTCAAGAGGGAGCAACGCCGTAAAATTTGGTGGCCTCTTGTGGCCACACAGGACATGCACCCCAGGGTTGTCACCTCCAGATCTGCTGGATCAACTATCTCCACTCAACGCAACTTCAGCTTTGCCGGTGTTATTCACGGAGGAAGGCAAACACTGAAACGGTTTGGAAGACTGGTTGCATCGCAGCATGTTCATATATTTGTCGTGCTCTTTTTTCCAGCACGGTTATTGCTCTTGGGAGCATTATCTGTGATTAATTGCAGCTGA
- the LOC103985610 gene encoding uncharacterized protein LOC103985610, whose product MAAGSPSLAAEKKHWWLSNRKVVDKYLREARSLIATQELSNVAAAVGLLDATLVHSPRLEAALELRARSLLFLRRFREVADMLQDYIPSYKVGGGGIDDSSSSLGVAGDRSSVASSAPLSRERVNLLSPGRERSDGDRSFRCFSVSDLKRRLMVGLSKRSDREGQWRYLVLGQACCHLGMMEDAMVLLQTARRLASAAFRRESVGQSDDSFASFASEDGGMAAPPPSELESASQLLSHIKLILRRRAAAVAALDAGLPAEAVRHFSKVLDSRRGLPGSFAASCLIGRAAAYRATGRLAEAIADCNRGLSVDPSSIPALRSRADLFEAVRALPDCLHDLEHLKLLYDAILRDRKLLGPPWRPHRDLRYRDIPANLRALIARIQRLRGRIAAGEGNNVDYYALIGVPRGCSRPELERAHLLLTLKHKPEKAVTFVDRLDFTDDHRDLEAIRDQARMSASILYRMLQKGYASIMTAVMDEEAAEKQRAKEAATAAIAAIQATEKPPKTERNEGGKECGMGTDKAAAATAASVFQGVFCRDMAVVGSMLSHRAIPVKYEALSC is encoded by the exons ATGGCGGCGGGCTCACCTTCTCTGGCCGCGGAGAAGAAGCACTGGTGGCTGAGCAACAGGAAG GTTGTCGACAAGTACCTCCGAGAAGCCCGGTCTCTCATAGCGACGCAAGAGCTGTCCAATGTCGCCGCGGCGGTGGGCCTCCTCGACGCCACCCTCGTACACTCCCCGCGCCTGGAGGCCGCGCTCGAGCTCCGGGCccgctccctcctcttcctccgccgcTTCCGTGAGGTGGCGGACATGCTTCAGGATTACATTCCAAGCTACAAGGTAGGCGGCGGCGGTATTGACGACTCGTCCTCCTCTCTCGGCGTTGCCGGCGATCGCTCCTCTGTCGCCTCCTCCGCACCGCTCAGCCGGGAGCGCGTTAATCTCCTCTCCCCCGGCCGCGAGAGGTCCGACGGCGACCGCTCCTTCCGGTGCTTCTCCGTCTCTGATCTGAAGCGCCGGCTCATGGTCGGCCTCTCCAAGAGATCCGACAGGGAAGGCCAGTGGAG GTATTTGGTGCTCGGCCAAGCTTGTTGCCACCTCGGGATGATGGAGGACGCCATGGTACTCCTACAAACGGCCCGCCGCCTCGCGTCTGCCGCCTTCCGCCGCGAGTCCGTCGGCCAGTCGGACGACAGCTTCGCCTCCTTCGCAAGCGAGGACGGCGGCATGGCGGCTCCGCCGCCATCGGAGTTGGAGTCGGCCTCCCAGCTCCTCTCTCACATTAAACTCATCCTCAGGCGTCGCGCTGCCGCGGTGGCTGCGCTTGACGCCGGCCTTCCGGCCGAGGCCGTCCGTCACTTCTCCAAGGTCCTTGACAGCCGCCGTGGCCTTCCCGGAAGCTTCGCCGCCAGCTGCCTCATCGGCCGCGCCGCCGCGTACCGGGCCACTGGCCGCCTTGCGGAGGCCATCGCCGACTGCAACCGAGGTCTCTCTGTCGACCCGTCCTCCATCCCTGCTCTCCGATCCCGAGCTGACCTCTTCGAGGCGGTCCGCGCCCTCCCGGACTGCCTCCATGACCTCGAGCACTTGAAGCTCCTCTACGATGCCATCCTCCGCGACCGCAAGCTCCTCGGTCCGCCGTGGAGGCCCCACCGCGATCTCCGGTACCGCGACATTCCTGCCAACCTCCGCGCTCTCATTGCGCGGATTCAACGACTGCGGGGCCGCATTGCGGCCGGCGAGGGAAACAACGTGGATTACTACGCACTGATCGGCGTTCCGCGCGGGTGCTCACGTCCGGAGTTGGAGCGCGCACACTTGTTGTTGACGCTGAAGCATAAACCAGAAAAGGCAGTGACATTCGTCGACCGCTTAGATTTCACAGACGACCACCGGGATCTGGAAGCGATCCGGGATCAGGCAAGGATGTCAGCGTCGATCCTGTACAGGATGTTGCAGAAGGGTTATGCTAGCATTATGACGGCGGTGATGGACGAGGAGGCGGCAGAGAAGCAGCGAGCCAAGGAAGCGGCCACAGCCGCAATTGCAGCAATTCAAGCAACCGAGAAGCCGCCGAAAACCGAGCGGAACGAAGGAGGGAAGGAATGCGGTATGGGAACAGACAAGGCAGCAGCCGCAACGGCAGCGTCGGTGTTCCAAGGGGTGTTCTGCCGTGACATGGCCGTGGTTGGCAGCATGCTTTCGCACAGGGCAATTCCGGTGAAGTATGAGGCCTTGAGTTGCTGA